The genomic DNA TGAACTCCGGCTCAGTTCAGCCAATGAGATAAGCAAGGGTTATGAATAACGGGTAGCAATCGCCTTTGTTCAGTCCCCATAGTACCCCAGCGATGACTTTTGCAAGAGGTCTATTGTTAACCCACTGGCTCCGGGAACGGCTCATGTAGTTAAGTCACCTGTAAATCTTCGCAGATCGCCATGCAGTGGTCAAATTATCAAAACTGTACCTATTGGCACCAAGTTGAACTTTGCTGTAGATAACAACCAGTGGATCAATAAGTGGTACAAAATTACTGTGCCAGGGTCAACACCAGGGACATTAGGTTATGTTGATGGTTGGGACTATGTTGATGTCTACTAACAATTAGGCTAATCCTTGTTGCTGATAAAGCAAAGCCCGGTATCAGTACCGGGCTTGTTTTTTAGAGCGTAGAGAGTAAGGTTGGACTACTCCTGTGCTGCTTTTTTAAGAGGGTTGGAGGGTAACTTTTGAGGGTAGAAAACTCAACCTACAACTAACTAATGGCTTATTCCCAAACGTCCAAATCGAGCGCTCGCGAACCACCCCGTTCTAGCATTAACAAAAGGTTCTTGAGTTGTCCCCAAATCAAGAAGCCGATAAATAGAGTGAGTGGCACAGAAACCCCACAAGCCAGCGATCCGGGAAAGCCAAAAATTTCTAATCCAGCCACAAGAAATACGCAGACACCCGCACAAATTCCCAGAAACGGCAGTTGTAACTGCATACCTTGCATTTGTGCTAGGGTGCGGGTGGAGCGGTTTTTTGCCCACTCCCGCACTTGTTGTTTCAGGGTGGCTTCAAAAGCAGCGCCAGAGGTTAGTCCAGCGAATAAACCAACAACGAGTAAAAAATACGGCGGGTCTGGAAAGTAATACACTAATAACTCCTCATGGTTAATGGCTAATAGCTAATAGCTAATTATTAAAAGCCATTAGCTATTAGCTTCAAGATTTGTGCTGAAAAGCAGAGAATGTGGAAACAGTGGGCAAAAGCGCTGCGACTCCCTCGGTGGAGAGTTCAGTTAAGGCTCCCAGTGCCACATTGAACAACCGTGCTGGTTTCAGGTCGTCTTTAACCAGATTCCAGAGGCGTCGGACTTCCTCGGTATGAAGGCGGTCATCTTCTGTTAAAGCTATCAGTAATTGCCGTCGCAGAAACTGACCTTCTTCAGAAAGGATAAACTGTAAACCGAGTTGTGCTGTGGGTAATAAATCGAAGTTATCATCACTGCGGGCGATCGCAATCATATTTTCCAATCGCTGCCACTGGAATTTAGCATCTTTGAACAGCACCTCAATCAACCGCCGCCGCATTTCGGGAGTTTCCCCGGTGAGTAAACGCCGCGCCACATAGGGATAGCCAACTTCGACGATTTTGAAATTCGGATTCAAGCTTAAAGCTAATCCTTCTTGCGTCACCAGAGAACGAATAATCAAGGCAAATTTTGCGGGGACGCGGAACGGATATTCGTACATCAGTTCCGAGAACTTGTCTGTAACTGTCTTGAAGTTGAAGTCTCGCACACTTTCGCCTATCGCTTGATCCAGCACGGTTTCCAGCGCCGGAATGATGGGAATAATGTTTGTCTCTGGTGTCAAAAAGCCTAGCTTCACAAAGTCTTTGGCTAACTCGATGTAGTCTTTGTTAATTAGGTGAACTACGGCGCTGACGAGGTTTTCTTTGGTATGCTCCTCCATCTGATCCATCATGCCAAAGTCAATGAATGCCATCCGCCCGTCTGGCATGGCAAACAGGTTGCCTGGATGGGGATCGGCGTGGAAAAATCCGTGTTCTAGCAGCTGTCGCAGTCCTGATGTTACGCCAATTTCAATCAGGCTATCTGTGTTCAAACCTGCTGCTTTGATCCGCTCAGTATCTGTCAGCTTGAACCCGTGAATCCACTCTAAGATAAGAACGCGGTTGCTGGTGTATCGCCAGTAAATTGCTGGAACTTTGACGGTGGGATCGTCGCGGAAGTTTGTGGCGAATTTTTCGGCGTTGCGTCCTTCGTTGAGGTAATCAACTTCTTCAAATAACTTGGTGCCGAACTCATCGACAATTAAGCGCAGGTCATGCCCTAAATTTAGGGGAAGCCAGGGAGCTACCCAACCAGCAGCCCACCGCATTAAGTACAAGTCTAGGGTAATGGTTGGTAGCAAGTTGGGGCGTTGCACCTTGACTGCTACTTCTTCGCCAGTGTGAAGACGCGCTTTATATACTTGTGCTAGGCTGGCTGCGGCTAGAGGCTCTGGGGAGATTTCGCTAAATATCTCTTCTATGGAGCGGTCTAGCTCTGTCTCGATGATATTGAAGGCGATCGCATTATCAAACGACGGCAGTTGATCCTGTAGTTTGATGAGTTCTTCTAAAAAGTCTTTCCTTATTAGGTCGGGCCGCGTGGAGAGGGCTTGACCGACTTTAATAAATGTAGGGCCGAGGCGGGTTAGTATTTCCCGCAGTTCGGTGGCGTGTTTAGACGCGACTTGTCGCATCTCTACATTCCACAATTCATCCCACTTTAATCCGATAAAGAATCTCGCAAAGGAGAAAATAATGTTGATGCCACGCCAGATAACTAGCCAAGGACGATAAAGGTAGTATTGGGCGATCGCTTTTGGATCGTAGCCCCCAGACTGGACGAGTGGATACCGATTCACGCTTGTGTCTGCCTCTCGAAACAAAACTTATTAGTAAGTAGCGGCTTGGTAGTAGTAAAGCCACTTTTTAACTTGATCAATCAAATAACACTTATTTCCAGAGATTCCTTCCGCAATCTCTCGTAACTTTATACATTGTTTTTTACCAGTTTTTTAACGTTTTATTAACTACAGTATACAAAAATACAGACACCATCGGGGATCAATATCCTGGGCTGGGGACTGGGGACTGGGACTGGGGGCTGGGGGGCTGGGGACTAGGTAAAACTTTTTCCCAATCCCCAGCTCCAAGATTGCAGGGAAAAACTTTTTTACTCAAAGGGGGAAATTCAGGATAATTTTTACCCTCCCCATGTCGGGGAGGGGTCAACACGTTCGGGCTTCTGACTAGCTGCTGGACTTGGCTTCTAGGTTTTCCATGCGACTTTTTAGCTCCTGATTTTGCTTTTTCAACTGATCGAGTTCCTCTCGCAATTGTTTGATAGCTTGATCGGAACCAACGTTTTTTTGCACCCGTTCAACTGCTTCCTCCGCGATACGACGAACTCGCCCATCGGGAGTTTGATCCGCAAGACTTTGTAAAATCGCGATCGCTTTCGGAGTCTCCATCTGTCCCAGTGCTATAGCAACTGAAACTTGCGTTAAGAAGAACGTTTCTTTAGAAAGTTCGCTTAATTGCTCTAGAATCCGTTCCAGGTTGACATTATTCTGACCTGTGGAAATCGCTCCCAGTGCGCGAATGGCTGCAAGGCGCAAAGCTTGCGGAACTCCGGGCGCGGTATATTCTAAAATCAGATCCAAAGCTTCTGGTGAAGTTTTGAGTTGAGATAAACCTGCGATCGCGCCCGTCCTGACAACCTCATTCCAACCAGCTTTTTCCTTCAGTACCCAGTGCAGCAGCTTTAGTACCTTTTCTTGCTTGGGCTTTTCATCCAAGTGCGCTGCGCCAATTCCCGCGATCGCGTTAGCTGCGGCAGCTTCCACATAGTAGCTGGCATCTCCTTTTTCCACCAGCGGTTTCAGTGCTTTATAGCTTTCTTGCGTCTTGATTTGAGCTAGTGCTTGCACCACTGCACGACGTACTAAAGCCTCTTTATCTTGCAACCCGACAACTAAAGCATCAAACGACTGATCGAGTTTAACTTCAGAGAGTTGTTTGGCAACTTCCGCCCGAACTCCCCAGCAAGAGTCATTCTGCAAAGCAGCAGCAAGAGCCTTTACCACCTCTAATCCACCTTTTTTCGCCAACGCCTCAGCAGCGTAAATGCGAGAAACCGGATCGGGATCGAATTGCAGTTGTGTTTTGAGTTCGGCAACTGGGTACTCTAAAGACACAGTTTTCAGGAAATTATTTCCCACATCAAAGCTTACATATTCGGGTTTCTCTTCTAAGGGGAAGTAAAAACTTTGTTCCCGCTCATTTACCTGAACCTTGAAAATCTTTGATTTTGGATTCTGCTTATCAGTGCCAGTTTCCTCTTGCTGACTATAACCAAAGGCAATAGGAATTTTTAAGTCAAACAACTCACTCTTGCTGCCGTTATTATCGCTTGCCGCTTGAGTTTGCGTCACCGTAATTTTTGCCAATTTGCTGTCAGCATCCCAAACATAAGCAACCTTGAAATCTGGATGACCGCCGCGATAAACGTACTGGTCGAATAGAAATAATAAGTTGCGTCCGGTAGCTTTTTCAATTGCTCTTAGCAAGTCAACTGTTTCGACTGTTTGGTGCGCGTTATCCTGAACAAACGTATGAATTGCCTTCAAAAATAGCTCGTCTCCCAGCTCTGTCCGAATCATGTGATAAACGCAAGCGCCTTTTTCGTAAAGGTGCCTATCGTACAATTCAATTGCTTCCCGGTAAACATGAGTTACAATTGGACGACGGTAGCGACTGGTATCTTCTGAAATGTAGCTACGAGCTTCATTTAATAGATAATAAGCTGCATCTTGCGCTCCATATTCTTCGTCTGTCCACAGCACTTCTGAATAAGATGCCATGCCTTCTTTAATCCAAGCATGAGACCAGTGCTTGATAACAACTAAATCCCCGAACCACTGGTGAGCGAGTTCGTGAGCAACTAAACTTTCAGTAAGGCGATTATCTAAAGATGCCCGTTCGTCTAACAAGCAGCGGTCAGTTAGCAGGGTGGTAGAAGTGTTCTCCATACCGCCAAAAATGAAGTCATCAACGCAGACTTGGGCGTATTTAGGAAAAGGATAGGGATAGCCAAATTTTTCGCTGAAAAATTCAATCATCCGGGGAGTTTTGCCCATGCTGCGCCGGGCATCTTGTTCCCGATTTTTCTCCACATAATATGTTACGGGTTTGCCATTCCATTCATCCTTAATTTCCGCAAAGTCACCTACAGCTAAAGTGATCAAGTAGGAAGGATGAACTTGCTGCTGTAACCAGTGGTAAATTTTGCTTTCGCCATCTTCCTTTGTTTCGATCAATTCTCCATTGGAAATAGCGATCAGAGGTTTGGGAATTTTGACGCGAATTTCTGAAGTTGCCAACTGTCCCGGATAATCAAAGCAGGGGAACCAGAAGCGGGAGTCTTCATCTTCTCCTTGCGTCCAGACTTGCGTCGGTTTGTGGGGATAATGTTTGTTGGGGGTAATGAAGTAGATGCCGCGTTGGGGTTTTTCCACCGAGTAAGCGATCGCTACCTTTACCGCTTTTCCCATTTCCGTAGGTGTCTGCATCTGAATATGCAGCTCGTTGCCATCATAGTCAAACGTTTGTGGTGATTCGTCAACCTCCACTGAATGAATATTTAGGTTAACGGCATCCAAAGTTAAACGGTCAATCCCACTCCGCACAGGGGATAATGTGATGGTGCAAGTGCCAACGACGCTTTGATTGGGAATGTCGAGGGCTAAATCCAGAAAAATATGTTCAACTTGTCCGGGTCGGTCTGGGTTGTAGTGGGGTCTAGCACCCGGTAACTCAAAGGATTTATGACGTGTATTGTCGGAATCAAAACTAAGCTGGAAATTCATGTTCGCGATCGCGCCCTTGAGACAATAGGGGTATGGCTACAACCCCTTAAACAAAGCCATTGAAGTATATTTTCCACATTAGCGCCTTTCCCGCGATTGTACTTAGGATTCCATGCACTACAGGGGATTTTTCATCATTGACCTGCTTTTTCAGCGATAGAATTGCTTTTACTCCACTTTTTAAGCAATTTTATTGCTTGCAGCCTCTCTTAAAAAGGATATTTAACCGTATCTCCACATTGCTCAATCCTCTCCAATTTATCGGAGGTTGGGGGCTTGCCTCGTGAAATCGCACGCAACTCAACTGTCTTGACTTTTATTCCAATTAACAATGGCAATTTACCCCCGCTCCTCTGATTTTATTTAAACTTAATAATTCCATTTGCGGAGTTTCTTCTAATCGCATTGAAGTAGCCCTATGACACTCCCATAAAAAATAATTTAATGGGAAATACTGCATAAGTAAAATTACCAATTGGGCTGCCAACGAATGGGAATGAAAATATCCCAATACCATCACTGGCAGCAGCGACGACAATCAAAGAAGAAATAAACCGAGAAAAAATTAAAATGTCTGAAACAAAACCAAATCGTTTAGTTCCTATTGTTGTTGGTACTGCCGTTTTAATTGCAGGTGGCGTAGGTGGCTATCTTTACCTCAAAGGTGGTTTGGGTGGCGATGCGACGAGTCCTCTGGGGAGTGCCAAAGTGGTGCCAGATGAAGCATTAATGGCAGGTTTTGTCTCCACAGATCCGAAAGCTTGGGCGCAATTGGAACAGTTCGGCACCCCGGAAGCCCAAAAGTTAGTTGCCAAAGGTTTAAACAATTTCAACAAAGATATGTTGACTGAATCCAACGTCTCTTATGAGAAAGACATTAAGCCTTGGTTAGGTAGCGTGATGTTTGCTGTGCTGCCATCGTCTCCAGTAAAACCTGTACAAGCTACGCCACAATCCACACAGGAACCGAATGTTTTGATGGTTGTCGGTATCAAGGACAAAATTAGCGCCTTGAATTTCGCCAAGAAGGTGAAAAAAGCTGGAAGCAAGGAAATTGACTACAAAGGTATCAAAATAACCGAAGATCAAGGTAAAAGTAGCAAAACTTATACGGCGGTTTTAAATAACCATTTAGTGTTGTCTGACCAAAGAAAAACTGTAGAATTAGCGATTGATACCTTCAAAGGTCAGCCTTCATTTGCTGGTAAAGAAGGCGCAGCCAATATTCTCTCGAAGGGTACAAACGTACAAAACTCCTTAGCTCAATTCTATGTGCCTGACTACGGCAATATGGTAGAGGAATTGTTGGCAACCAATCCTAATGCAACGCCATTACCTCCAGAAACAATAAAGCAGCTGAAGGCATTGAAGTCAATGGTTATTGGTGTTGGGGTCGATAATGCGGGTATACGCATGAAGGCGATTGGTAAGATAGACCCGACCGCGGTTGTGCAAGCAGAGTATAAACCCAATGCTGGCAATGTGGTGTCTCAATTTCCTGCTGATACTATTGCCTTGATCAGCGGCGGTGGTATCAGTCGTACTTGGGATGCGGTAGTTGAACAGTCGAAAAAAGATCCCGAAGCCCAGAAAGCATTTGAACAAACACGCCTACAACTAAAGGAAAGCCTGAATCTTGACCTAGATAAAGATATCTTTGGTTGGATGGATGGTGAATTTGCTATGGCTGCAATTCCATCTAGTCAAGGTATTTTAGCGCCAGTTGGCTTTGGTGGAGCTTTGGTGTTTCAAACAAGCGATCGCAAAACCGCTGAAAATACCTTCACTAAACTTGATGCACTTGCTAAAGGTAACTCAATCACGGTAGCCCAAAGAAATGTTAAAGGTAAAGCTGTCACTGAATGGCAGATACCGCAACAAGGCGCATTTTTGGGACGTGGCTGGATAGATCAAAACACCATGTTCATCGCTATCGGTGGCCCCATCGCTGATGTGATCGCCACAAAACCCAGCCAGACTTTGGACAATAGTCCATCGTTTAAAGCCGCCACAGCGTCGTTGCACAAGCCAAACGGAGGCTACTTTTACCTAGATATGGACAAAACCATGTCTCTAGTAAATCGCCAGCTACCTGCTTCCCAAAAGAATGCGATTGCGCCAGAAACAGCCGCTGTCCTCAATTCCATTCGCGGTGTCGGTCTAACTGCTACTCAGTCTGACAAAACAACTGCTGAAATTGAGGTTTTACTAGCCCTAAAGCAGAAAACTGGGAAGTAGTCCATAGTTATTGGTCATTAGTCAGCCGTCAGGGAAGAGTTGGAAAGTTGGAATGAAAATCTTTACTTACCGTTTCAACCTTCAAACGTTGCCACGCTAACGGACAACTAACAATAAACTAATAACTAATGGCTAATAACTAGGGACTAATGACTACTGCTGTAAAAACTGCTCCCGGAATATCTTCGCGTTTGGTGAATGGATTGCTGGCGATCAAGCCGTTAGCCAATCTTGCCAAGCATCAGGCGCGAACTATGATGATTAAACGCGCCGAGAGAATTGGAGTACCTTGGACAAACCAAGTAAAGGAACTATCGCAACTCGACTGGGAAACTCAGCTAGAGAAAGTACAAAACTCAGAGCTAGTTTACCCAGAATACTATGTGCGCTCGTTTCATGCCTACGAAAGCGGTAATTTAAGCTGGGAGGCTGCTTGGGAGGTAGAAGTCGCCGCTTATGCCGTTCATGCTGGTGTCTGGAAAGATGCTGGTAGCCAGGGAGATGCTAGACTCCGCCAAAGTTTTTTCGATATTGTCACTAGCCAAATTTCCACCCAGCCGCAAGATATTTTAGACTTGGGGTGCAGTGTCGGGATGAGTACCTTTGCCCTGCAAGATGCCTATCCCCAGGCAAAAATCACTGGTTTAGACTTGTCTCCCTACTTTCTGGCAGTTGCCCAATACCAATCGCAACAGCGTCAGAAATCAATTCAGTGGGTTCACGCAGCTGCTGAATCTACAGGATTGCCCGATGCTTCATTTGATTTAGTTTCCATCTTTCTGATGTGCCATGAGTTGCCTCAATCGGCAACAATGCAAATTTTGAGAGAAGCCCGGCGCGTACTGCGTCCCGGTGGCCATTTGGCAATTATGGATATGAACCCAAAGTCGGAAATTTTCATCAAGATGCCACCGTATATCTTGACATTGCTCAAGAGTACCGAGCCTTACCTGGATGAATATTTTGCCTTAGACATTGAACAGGCGCTAGTAGAGGCAGGATTCACAGCACCAACTATTACTTTCAATACTCCTCGCCACCGCACGGTAATCTCACAAAAGTAATACTGTCGCTTTCGTGACGAGAGGGCTACAAAAGATTTTATAACTCGGTTAGGACTATAGCATTCCGAAACGAGTTGTGAGCCAGCCCTTCAGATGCCCGACTTCTTAGAGAAGTCGGGCATCTCGCCTTCAGGAATCGTTTAAGGCTGCTATATGGGTTTGGACTTCGGGGATCGCAGTTTCTTGGTAAATCGATAAAGTCGAGCTTAGGATAGATTGCCTAAGCTGAGGAAAAAAGCAGAATATGGTGACTGCGTAAACCTATAGAACAGTGCTTGAGTGCAATTGAAGTGCATCTGAAATTGTCTCAAGGAGCGCAGAGATTTAGATATCATGCGATCGCTTATGCAAAAAGTTCTTCGGTTACTGGCAGCACTTTCTTTGGTCGGAGCTATTGGTCAACAACCAGCGCGATCGCAATCTATTATCCCAGCTGCTGACGGCACCGCTACCGTCATCACCCCTAACGGTAATCTTATCAACATTAGCGGCGGAAATCTATCTGGAGATGGAGTAAATCTCTTTCATAGTTTCACTGAATTTGGTATCCGCTCTAATGAAATAGCTAACTTTCTTTCTAACCCAAATATTGGGAACATACTCTCCCGTGTAACTGGTGGCAAAGCCTCAATAATTAACGGTTTAATTCAGGTTACTGGTGGCAACTCTAACCTATTTTTGCTCAACCCATCGGGCATCATCTTTGGCCCAAAAGCTATTCTTAACGTACCGGGTGACTTCACCGCTACCACCGCCAACGGCATTGGTTTTAATCGAGATTGGTTTAGTGCTATTGGTACAAATAATTATGCGGCTCTAGTAGGGAATCCCAACAGCTTTGCCTTTACGATAAATCAGCCGGGGGCAATTATTAATGCAGGTTCTTTAGCAGTTGGCGCAGGACAAAATTTAACTTTGTTAGGCGGCACTGTCATCAGTACAGGAAAACTTGTTGCGCCTGGGGGTAATATTATCGTGGCGGCGGTGCCGGGTGAGAGTACGGTGCGCGTGATTCAGCCGGGAAATCTGCTGAGTATAGAGGTGGGGACTGGGGACGGGGGACTAGGAACTGGAAATATTAAACCCCTCTCTCTTCCCCAGTTATTGACAGGCGGGAAATTGAGGAATGCGACTGGAATAACAGTTAATAGCGATCGCATACAATTAACCGGATCTGGGTTGCCAGTAGCAGCTGGAGATGTGGTAGCGCGGGAGGTGACGGCGGGAGCAGCGACACTCTCAGCACGCAATTTGACGCTAGTAGAAAGTCAGCTCTACACTACTGGAAACTTGAATCTGCAAGCCACAGATACAGTGCGAGTGCGGGACAGCGTGGAAAAAAGCTTTGTTGCCCAAGCCGGAGGTAATTTATACATTCAAGGCAATCAAAGCATCGATATTCTGGCGCTAAATCACCCAAAAACGCCCTTTACCAGTGGTGGAAATCTCAGTTTAGTTAGCGATGGCAATATTTCTGGGGATGCTCACTTTAGCAGTGGCGGCGACTTTTCGATTCGCAACACACTGGGAAACCCTGGAAAATTTGTCAGTCTCTATGACCCGATTATTAGCTCAGTGGGAGATGTTAACTTTGGGGATTATACAGGAGTTTCGCTGAAAATAGAGGCAAAAGGTAATATCACAGCTGGCAATATTGTCATTACTGGAGCAGATACATCACTCGTCGTTGGTCAAGACCCAGATATTCCGATTTTGAGCAGCACTCCTGCCTTAATTTTAAGAGCAGGCGTTACCAATCTGGAAAATCCGCCCAACTTCGGCTCAAGCTCCTACTCTATTACAAACCTCGGCACACTTCCTGGCGGTAACTTAAGTAACGCCTCTGACATCAACAATAATGGTCAAGTCGTGGGTGTTTCCAACATCGCTAATGGAAACTCTAGCGGTGTAGTGTGGCAAAACGGCACTATCCAAAACCTCGGCACTCTCCCCGGCAATGACTTCAGCAGCGCCAACGCTATCAATGATGCTGGTGTGGCGGTTGGTAATTCAGGCACTTTTAGCAGCAACTTAAATGCTGTAGTGTGGCAAAACGGGGCTATTCAAAACATAGCCAGTAACTCTGTTCAAGCCAACGATATCAACAATCTGGCTCAGGTGGTGGGGATTACCAACTTAAACGGTAATAATCAGGCTTTTTTGTGGCAAAACGGCGCTATCCAAAACCTGGGAACCCTCCCCGGCAATGACTTCAGCAGCGCCAACGCTATCAACAACAATGGTCAAATTGTCGGCAGTTCAGGCACAGTTAGCAGCGGTTCTCAAGCTGTGCTGTGGCAAAATGGCATAATCCAAAACTTGGGTACGCTTCCAGGCGGTAATTTCAGTAACGCCTATGGCATTAATGATGCGGGTTTTGCTGTCGGGGATTCGCAGGCGGCAAACGGCAACTCTCAAGCTGTGCTGTGGCGAAATGGCGCGATCGCACTCGGAACTCTACCAGGCGATAACTTCAGCCGCGCTAACGACATCAACAACATCGGTCAAGTTGTCGGTAGTTCGGAAGGTGCGAACCAGAACACTCGTGCTTTTCTCTGGCAAAACGGCATAATTTCAGACCTCAATAACTTGATTTCTCCCAGTTCTGGCTGGGATTTTCTGCAAACTGCCGCAGCTGTCAATGATATTGGGCAAATCGTGGGAACTGGTTTCATCGGCGGACAAAGCCGTGCTTTTCTGCTGACACCGCTTACTTCTAGTTCTTTAGCAAGTCCGGGAAGCATTACGGTAGGAAATATTTTCACCCCAGGGGGGCCAGTTATTTTGTCAGCGACAAGCGATATTAATCAGCTTGGTGAAATTAACTCCAATGGTGGGGAGATTAGCCTTACTACTAGCAACGGCAACATCACTGCTGGAATAATTAATTCTAGTTCTACGGAGAATGGTGGTGCTGTCACCTTGAAGACTCCTAATGATATTCAAGTTAACTATATAAATGCCCAAGGCGGCGTTTCTGGCACAGGTGGTAGAGTTGACATTACCACTGATAACTTTTTCCGGGCGATCGCTACTTTTCCCGACCAAAACGCGATCGCTGCCAGCATTTCTACAGTTGGCGGACTAAATGGTAATCAGGTAACTATCCAACATGGCGGCGGAGCCAAGGGTATTCCTTTTGTAGTCGGCGATGCTACTGTGAATGGTACTGCTGGGGCAATTACCACTGGCACCAGACTTGTAGATAATGCGATCGCGCCGCAACGTTCTTTTGCAAGCAGCTTCACTCAAGGCAATATCCAAATCATTACTCAAAACTCGCCATTACCAGACCCAAATCCACCGTCACCAGACCCAGATCAACCGCCATTACCAGACCCAAATCCACCGTCATCAGACCCAGATCAACCGCCATCAAATCCAAATCAACCGCAACCAAATCCAAATCAACTGAGTGAAGATTCCGCACCACCACAGGCAAATCCAATTTCCCAGAGTGCGATCGCTTATAGCGTTCCTAACGTTGAAGTAGACGCAGTGGTAGCTGGACTAGAAAATTACTTTACCAACCAGGTTGAACAATATCTGGGTACAACAACCGATACTGCGCCCGTAAATCTGGCACAAGCCCGCAACGTACTCCAAGAAACTGAAACAGCAACAGGTGTGAAACCAGCACTTATATATGTAGTTTTTGTGCCACCATTGCTGAAACCAGAAACAGGGGAAAATAGGAGCAATTCCCAATTGCCAATTCCCAATTCTCAAGCCTCAAATTCTAGCGACCAACTAGAACTGGTAGTAGTCACCGCCAAGGGTGAAATAGTTCGCAAACGAGTAGAAGCGAGTACACGAGGCGCATACGCTACGCGATCGCAAGTTCTCAAAGTTGCTGACGACTTCCGCAACCAAATCTCTAGCCCCAGAAATACTCGGAGTTACCTCGCCCCAGCCCAGCAACTCCATCAATGGCTGATAGCACCAATCAAAGAAGATTTACAAAACCTGGGCATCCAGAATCTTGTATTTATCATGGATACCGGCTTGCGTTCCTTGCCCTTAGCC from Funiculus sociatus GB2-C1 includes the following:
- a CDS encoding ABC1 kinase family protein, translated to MNRYPLVQSGGYDPKAIAQYYLYRPWLVIWRGINIIFSFARFFIGLKWDELWNVEMRQVASKHATELREILTRLGPTFIKVGQALSTRPDLIRKDFLEELIKLQDQLPSFDNAIAFNIIETELDRSIEEIFSEISPEPLAAASLAQVYKARLHTGEEVAVKVQRPNLLPTITLDLYLMRWAAGWVAPWLPLNLGHDLRLIVDEFGTKLFEEVDYLNEGRNAEKFATNFRDDPTVKVPAIYWRYTSNRVLILEWIHGFKLTDTERIKAAGLNTDSLIEIGVTSGLRQLLEHGFFHADPHPGNLFAMPDGRMAFIDFGMMDQMEEHTKENLVSAVVHLINKDYIELAKDFVKLGFLTPETNIIPIIPALETVLDQAIGESVRDFNFKTVTDKFSELMYEYPFRVPAKFALIIRSLVTQEGLALSLNPNFKIVEVGYPYVARRLLTGETPEMRRRLIEVLFKDAKFQWQRLENMIAIARSDDNFDLLPTAQLGLQFILSEEGQFLRRQLLIALTEDDRLHTEEVRRLWNLVKDDLKPARLFNVALGALTELSTEGVAALLPTVSTFSAFQHKS
- a CDS encoding M1 family metallopeptidase is translated as MNFQLSFDSDNTRHKSFELPGARPHYNPDRPGQVEHIFLDLALDIPNQSVVGTCTITLSPVRSGIDRLTLDAVNLNIHSVEVDESPQTFDYDGNELHIQMQTPTEMGKAVKVAIAYSVEKPQRGIYFITPNKHYPHKPTQVWTQGEDEDSRFWFPCFDYPGQLATSEIRVKIPKPLIAISNGELIETKEDGESKIYHWLQQQVHPSYLITLAVGDFAEIKDEWNGKPVTYYVEKNREQDARRSMGKTPRMIEFFSEKFGYPYPFPKYAQVCVDDFIFGGMENTSTTLLTDRCLLDERASLDNRLTESLVAHELAHQWFGDLVVIKHWSHAWIKEGMASYSEVLWTDEEYGAQDAAYYLLNEARSYISEDTSRYRRPIVTHVYREAIELYDRHLYEKGACVYHMIRTELGDELFLKAIHTFVQDNAHQTVETVDLLRAIEKATGRNLLFLFDQYVYRGGHPDFKVAYVWDADSKLAKITVTQTQAASDNNGSKSELFDLKIPIAFGYSQQEETGTDKQNPKSKIFKVQVNEREQSFYFPLEEKPEYVSFDVGNNFLKTVSLEYPVAELKTQLQFDPDPVSRIYAAEALAKKGGLEVVKALAAALQNDSCWGVRAEVAKQLSEVKLDQSFDALVVGLQDKEALVRRAVVQALAQIKTQESYKALKPLVEKGDASYYVEAAAANAIAGIGAAHLDEKPKQEKVLKLLHWVLKEKAGWNEVVRTGAIAGLSQLKTSPEALDLILEYTAPGVPQALRLAAIRALGAISTGQNNVNLERILEQLSELSKETFFLTQVSVAIALGQMETPKAIAILQSLADQTPDGRVRRIAEEAVERVQKNVGSDQAIKQLREELDQLKKQNQELKSRMENLEAKSSS
- a CDS encoding DUF3352 domain-containing protein, with the protein product MSETKPNRLVPIVVGTAVLIAGGVGGYLYLKGGLGGDATSPLGSAKVVPDEALMAGFVSTDPKAWAQLEQFGTPEAQKLVAKGLNNFNKDMLTESNVSYEKDIKPWLGSVMFAVLPSSPVKPVQATPQSTQEPNVLMVVGIKDKISALNFAKKVKKAGSKEIDYKGIKITEDQGKSSKTYTAVLNNHLVLSDQRKTVELAIDTFKGQPSFAGKEGAANILSKGTNVQNSLAQFYVPDYGNMVEELLATNPNATPLPPETIKQLKALKSMVIGVGVDNAGIRMKAIGKIDPTAVVQAEYKPNAGNVVSQFPADTIALISGGGISRTWDAVVEQSKKDPEAQKAFEQTRLQLKESLNLDLDKDIFGWMDGEFAMAAIPSSQGILAPVGFGGALVFQTSDRKTAENTFTKLDALAKGNSITVAQRNVKGKAVTEWQIPQQGAFLGRGWIDQNTMFIAIGGPIADVIATKPSQTLDNSPSFKAATASLHKPNGGYFYLDMDKTMSLVNRQLPASQKNAIAPETAAVLNSIRGVGLTATQSDKTTAEIEVLLALKQKTGK
- a CDS encoding class I SAM-dependent methyltransferase — translated: MTTAVKTAPGISSRLVNGLLAIKPLANLAKHQARTMMIKRAERIGVPWTNQVKELSQLDWETQLEKVQNSELVYPEYYVRSFHAYESGNLSWEAAWEVEVAAYAVHAGVWKDAGSQGDARLRQSFFDIVTSQISTQPQDILDLGCSVGMSTFALQDAYPQAKITGLDLSPYFLAVAQYQSQQRQKSIQWVHAAAESTGLPDASFDLVSIFLMCHELPQSATMQILREARRVLRPGGHLAIMDMNPKSEIFIKMPPYILTLLKSTEPYLDEYFALDIEQALVEAGFTAPTITFNTPRHRTVISQK